One Microbacterium sp. No. 7 genomic window carries:
- a CDS encoding NADPH-dependent F420 reductase: MRIAFIGTGHVAAALAPPLAAAGHSVVFGSRDPEGKPDLGHPVLTYADAVAGADVVVNASLGRASLDVFRAIGDAPLAGKVLLDLGNAATAEYDLVYPDSSLAEALQELLPSARVVKTANTAFINLIADPSLMQEKGHLFVSGDDDAAKETARGLLADLGWTGDAVIDLGGIQSARGVEHYHLMMLALIRATGNPMVNIKVVH, encoded by the coding sequence ATGAGAATCGCATTCATCGGCACCGGTCACGTCGCGGCGGCGCTCGCGCCGCCGCTCGCGGCCGCGGGCCACTCCGTGGTGTTCGGGTCGCGGGACCCCGAGGGCAAGCCCGACCTCGGCCACCCCGTGCTGACCTACGCGGACGCCGTCGCAGGCGCCGACGTGGTCGTCAACGCGAGCCTCGGCCGCGCGTCGCTCGACGTCTTCCGCGCCATCGGCGACGCGCCGCTCGCGGGCAAGGTCCTGCTCGACCTCGGCAACGCGGCCACGGCCGAGTACGACCTCGTCTACCCGGACTCGAGCCTGGCCGAGGCGCTGCAGGAGCTGCTGCCGTCGGCCCGCGTCGTGAAGACGGCGAACACCGCGTTCATCAACCTGATCGCGGACCCGTCGCTCATGCAGGAGAAGGGGCATCTGTTCGTCTCCGGCGACGACGACGCGGCGAAGGAGACCGCGCGCGGGCTGCTCGCCGACCTGGGCTGGACGGGCGACGCGGTCATCGACCTCGGCGGCATCCAGAGCGCGCGCGGCGTCGAGCACTACCACCTGATGATGCTCGCCCTCATCCGGGCGACGGGGAACCCGATGGTGAACATCAAGGTCGTGCACTGA
- a CDS encoding aldehyde dehydrogenase family protein, producing the protein MAYESINPYTNERLATFPYTTDQEIDAVLDRAQQAFASWSATPVSERAAVFARAADLIMERKDELARLDTLETGKLYREALGILVYRAGGILKYLAEHGEELLRAQPIEGAMPDREVLLVPQPQGIIMSIEPWNVPYSQAIRGFAPNAIAGNVVILKHASSVPQCAAAIVNLLHEAGLPEGVWQNVYATHEQVGRIIADPRVRGVTLTGSAASGARIAALAGGALRKSVMELGGSDPFVVLPDADIDMAVAVGVPARFSNGGQICVSAKRFIVVEPNYDEFLEKFTAAVSGLRPGDPFDAETTIAPMASIAQAETVKEQIARAVAHGATAIEVGEPVPQSGAFVQPTILTGVTPDNPVFHEEFFGPVPMFFSVPDVDAAVELANDSPYGLAGSVWGRDVERAIAVAARLDTGAVSVNQGQGGSSAIPVGGVKNSGFGHELGEVGVREFCNLKAISLPVGVSADEGIALATARG; encoded by the coding sequence ATGGCCTACGAATCCATCAACCCCTACACCAACGAGCGGCTCGCGACGTTCCCCTATACGACCGACCAGGAGATCGACGCGGTGCTCGATCGGGCGCAGCAGGCGTTCGCCTCGTGGAGCGCGACGCCCGTGAGCGAGCGCGCGGCGGTCTTCGCCCGCGCCGCGGACCTCATCATGGAGCGCAAGGACGAGCTCGCGCGTCTCGACACCCTCGAGACGGGCAAGCTCTACCGCGAGGCGCTCGGCATCCTCGTCTACCGCGCCGGCGGCATCCTGAAGTACCTCGCCGAGCACGGCGAGGAGCTGCTGCGGGCGCAGCCGATCGAGGGCGCGATGCCCGACCGCGAGGTGCTGCTCGTGCCGCAGCCGCAGGGCATCATCATGTCGATCGAGCCGTGGAACGTGCCGTACTCGCAGGCGATCCGCGGGTTCGCGCCCAACGCGATCGCCGGCAACGTCGTCATCCTCAAGCACGCCTCGTCGGTGCCGCAGTGCGCCGCGGCGATCGTGAACCTGCTGCACGAGGCGGGCCTGCCCGAGGGCGTGTGGCAGAACGTGTACGCGACGCACGAGCAGGTCGGCCGCATCATCGCCGATCCGCGCGTGCGCGGCGTGACGCTGACCGGCTCCGCCGCGTCGGGCGCCCGGATCGCGGCGCTCGCGGGCGGGGCGCTGCGCAAGTCGGTCATGGAGCTCGGCGGATCCGACCCGTTCGTCGTGCTGCCGGATGCCGACATCGACATGGCCGTCGCCGTGGGCGTGCCCGCGCGCTTCTCGAACGGCGGCCAGATCTGCGTCTCGGCGAAGCGGTTCATCGTCGTGGAGCCGAACTACGACGAGTTTCTCGAGAAGTTCACGGCGGCCGTGAGCGGGCTCCGCCCCGGCGACCCCTTCGACGCCGAGACGACGATCGCGCCGATGGCGTCGATCGCGCAGGCGGAGACGGTCAAGGAGCAGATCGCGCGCGCCGTCGCGCACGGTGCCACGGCGATCGAGGTGGGGGAGCCGGTGCCGCAGAGCGGCGCGTTCGTGCAGCCGACCATCCTCACCGGCGTGACGCCCGACAACCCGGTGTTCCACGAGGAGTTCTTCGGCCCCGTGCCGATGTTCTTCTCGGTGCCCGACGTCGACGCCGCGGTCGAGCTGGCGAACGACTCGCCGTACGGCCTCGCGGGCTCGGTGTGGGGCCGCGACGTGGAGCGCGCGATCGCGGTCGCGGCGCGCCTCGACACCGGCGCCGTCTCGGTGAACCAGGGGCAGGGCGGATCGAGCGCGATCCCCGTCGGCGGCGTGAAGAACTCCGGGTTCGGACACGAGCTCGGAGAGGTGGGCGTGCGCGAGTTCTGCAATCTCAAGGCGATCTCGCTGCCGGTCGGCGTGAGCGCCGACGAGGGCATCGCCCTCGCCACCGCCCGGGGCTGA
- a CDS encoding zinc-dependent alcohol dehydrogenase — MRTLTVTAPDRAELIETELPAAGPRDLTVKIRACGICGSDVLYAHLGGVPSRPMTTPLGHEPAGEVVAVGAEVEGVQVGDHVVVNPMANRDGIIGNGGAQGALSDAIVLFDARPGVHFRVIPKDIPWEVAALNEPMAVAYHGVNRSGDVAGKKVVVFGAGPVGLGAAIGFQSKGAAHVTVVDVVPNRLEKALLVGADAVIDSSREDVAERLRELHGEVPGFMGQGTKPDTDVYYDAAGVAPVVHTALRAMKSRAVLTIVAVHKKPIEIDFQEVLTTEPDIRWSMGYPTEIFEVTDSIIAHADRYRHIISDLVPFDDAERALALAGTPGATDKVVVTFD, encoded by the coding sequence ATGCGTACACTCACGGTGACGGCGCCGGACCGCGCCGAGCTCATCGAGACCGAGCTGCCGGCCGCCGGCCCGCGCGACCTGACCGTCAAGATCAGGGCCTGCGGGATCTGCGGCTCCGACGTGCTCTACGCCCACCTCGGCGGCGTCCCCTCGCGCCCCATGACGACGCCGCTCGGGCACGAGCCCGCGGGCGAGGTCGTCGCCGTCGGCGCCGAGGTCGAGGGCGTGCAGGTCGGCGACCACGTCGTCGTCAACCCGATGGCCAATCGCGACGGGATCATCGGCAACGGCGGCGCGCAGGGCGCGCTCTCCGACGCGATCGTGCTCTTCGACGCGCGGCCCGGAGTGCACTTCCGCGTGATCCCGAAGGACATCCCCTGGGAGGTCGCCGCGCTCAACGAGCCGATGGCGGTCGCCTACCACGGCGTGAACCGATCCGGAGACGTCGCGGGCAAGAAGGTCGTCGTCTTCGGCGCGGGGCCCGTGGGGCTCGGCGCCGCGATCGGCTTCCAGAGCAAGGGGGCGGCGCACGTGACCGTCGTCGACGTCGTGCCGAACCGGCTCGAGAAGGCGCTGCTGGTGGGCGCCGACGCGGTCATCGACTCCTCCCGCGAAGACGTCGCCGAGCGCCTCCGGGAGCTGCACGGCGAGGTGCCCGGCTTCATGGGACAGGGCACGAAGCCCGACACCGACGTCTACTACGACGCCGCCGGCGTCGCGCCGGTCGTGCACACGGCGCTGAGGGCGATGAAGAGCCGCGCCGTGCTCACGATCGTCGCGGTGCACAAGAAGCCGATCGAGATCGACTTCCAGGAGGTGCTCACGACCGAGCCGGACATCCGCTGGTCGATGGGCTACCCCACCGAGATCTTCGAGGTGACCGACTCGATCATCGCCCACGCCGACCGGTACCGGCACATCATCAGCGACCTCGTCCCCTTCGACGACGCCGAGCGCGCGCTCGCGCTGGCCGGCACGCCCGGGGCGACCGACAAGGTCGTCGTCACGTTCGACTGA